In one window of Desulfomonilia bacterium DNA:
- a CDS encoding DUF3800 domain-containing protein yields MLVFLDESGDTGLKIEKGSSAIFIIVLVIFEDEEEADSADKAIQKLRHSLGFSDAHEFHFTSTKPGIKKKFFETIARHNFTYHGVVIQKDLLPEDLCELSGTVHKPMSAKKKLEKIAA; encoded by the coding sequence ATGCTTGTATTTCTAGACGAATCAGGAGATACGGGATTAAAAATTGAAAAGGGCTCTTCTGCCATTTTCATTATTGTCCTCGTCATTTTTGAAGATGAGGAAGAGGCAGATTCTGCTGATAAAGCCATTCAGAAGCTAAGGCATTCTCTGGGCTTCAGTGATGCTCACGAATTTCATTTCACGAGCACGAAACCCGGCATAAAGAAAAAATTCTTTGAAACCATTGCACGCCATAATTTCACTTATCATGGAGTAGTTATTCAAAAAGATCTTCTTCCGGAGGATCTTTGTGAGCTTTCGGGAACAGTGCACAAACCCATGAGCGCAAAAAAGAAATTGGAGAAGATTGCTGCGTAA